From Streptomyces yatensis, one genomic window encodes:
- a CDS encoding epoxide hydrolase family protein: MPDATPRPEPFAPRTAPAELEDLRARLRATRWPDAPEDAGWSLGTDLDYLRELVAYWAEEFDWPAQEAALARLPRFRVRLGGLGIHFAHVRATAPAGPALPLVLSHGWPDSFWRYAKVIPLLTDPGAHGADPADAFDVVVPDVPGFGYSDRPTGPPLNSIAVAGLWAELMDVLGYQRFGAAGGDIGSHVSRYLGLDHPDRVVAVHRMDGGLPVFTGDPADLTPEERAWFEDVTSWSAAEGAYAAIHRTKPQTAAFGLTDSPVGLAAWIVEKLRSWSDCGGDIERSFTKDEILTNVTLYWLTGTIGSSMRMYHANAAIPPAQLARRVEVPSGFSLFRGDIVRPPRAWLERMTNAVRVTEPPRGGHFAPFEEPELYAEELRAFFRPYRAAATD, from the coding sequence ATGCCGGATGCCACGCCCCGCCCCGAGCCGTTCGCCCCGCGGACCGCACCCGCGGAGCTCGAGGACCTCCGCGCGCGGCTGCGCGCGACCCGCTGGCCGGACGCGCCCGAGGACGCCGGGTGGTCGCTGGGGACCGACCTCGACTACCTCCGCGAGCTGGTCGCCTACTGGGCGGAGGAGTTCGACTGGCCGGCCCAGGAGGCGGCGCTCGCCCGGCTGCCGCGCTTCCGCGTCCGGCTCGGCGGCCTCGGGATCCACTTCGCACACGTCCGGGCCACCGCCCCGGCCGGGCCCGCCCTGCCGCTGGTCCTCAGCCACGGTTGGCCGGACTCGTTCTGGCGCTATGCGAAGGTCATCCCGCTGCTCACCGACCCCGGTGCGCACGGCGCCGACCCCGCCGACGCGTTCGACGTGGTCGTCCCCGACGTGCCGGGCTTCGGCTACTCCGACCGGCCCACCGGCCCGCCGCTGAACTCCATCGCCGTCGCCGGGCTGTGGGCCGAGCTCATGGACGTCCTCGGCTATCAGCGGTTCGGCGCGGCGGGCGGGGACATCGGCAGCCATGTGAGCCGTTACCTCGGGCTCGACCACCCCGACCGGGTGGTGGCCGTGCACCGCATGGACGGCGGCCTGCCCGTCTTCACCGGCGACCCGGCGGACCTCACACCCGAGGAGCGCGCCTGGTTCGAGGACGTCACCTCCTGGAGCGCGGCCGAGGGCGCCTACGCCGCTATCCACCGCACCAAACCGCAGACCGCCGCCTTCGGGCTCACCGATTCACCGGTCGGGCTCGCCGCGTGGATCGTCGAGAAGCTCCGTTCGTGGAGCGACTGCGGCGGTGACATCGAGCGGAGCTTCACCAAGGACGAGATCCTCACCAACGTCACGCTGTACTGGCTCACGGGCACGATCGGCTCGTCGATGCGCATGTATCACGCCAACGCCGCGATCCCGCCCGCGCAGCTCGCCCGCCGGGTCGAGGTGCCGTCCGGCTTCTCGCTCTTCCGCGGCGACATCGTGCGCCCGCCGCGGGCGTGGCTGGAGCGCATGACCAACGCCGTGCGGGTGACCGAGCCCCCGCGCGGCGGACACTTCGCGCCGTTCGAGGAGCCCGAGCTCTACGCGGAGGAGCTGCGCGCCTTCTTCCGCCCCTACCGGGCGGCGGCGACGGACTGA
- a CDS encoding inclusion body family protein, with protein sequence MSEFINVMIAFDAVSIAKRYPDASRNPDAPTQVDHALIYMTTRQDRVVGTSGAELNFRANPRDIIRWRETTLSLNSEYCALLYRYLSGDQLISKPRIVIGDGTYPIPKDGATDQPDFETQDYQDHYWEADVKKTGQVTYRFFFQLLDSDQKLVGYFQWDPFITIDKRS encoded by the coding sequence ATGTCGGAATTCATCAACGTGATGATCGCGTTCGACGCGGTCTCGATCGCCAAGCGCTACCCCGACGCGTCGCGGAACCCCGACGCGCCGACGCAGGTCGACCACGCCCTGATCTACATGACGACGCGCCAGGACCGCGTCGTCGGCACCTCCGGGGCCGAGCTGAACTTCCGGGCCAACCCCAGGGACATCATCCGGTGGCGCGAGACCACGCTGTCGCTCAACAGCGAGTACTGCGCCTTGCTGTACCGGTACCTGAGCGGCGACCAGCTCATCAGCAAGCCGCGGATCGTGATCGGCGACGGCACCTACCCGATCCCGAAGGACGGGGCCACCGACCAGCCGGATTTCGAGACCCAGGACTATCAGGACCACTACTGGGAGGCGGACGTCAAGAAGACCGGCCAGGTCACCTACCGCTTCTTCTTCCAGCTCCTGGACAGCGACCAGAAGTTGGTGGGGTACTTCCAGTGGGACCCGTTCATCACCATCGACAAACGCTCCTGA
- a CDS encoding acyl-CoA thioesterase, with product MSGTPPTSAVFTAAVTLKPTQPEHFDLAFTATTQPCPWPKAYGGDLVAQAAAAAMRSVTDGKSLHSMHSYFLRPADIGAEVRHEVEVLRDGRGYSTRQVRAYQNGKPLYVCLAGFAAGEAGAVFDTAFADEVPGPETLPSSAEYLAERDGGSMTEESKAYWSGGRGFDMRHVPGPLYLTVEGERVAHQAVWLRPFDPLRPVDGLTDAGRDLAALAYVCDYTILEPVLRVLDLPWARPGLVTASLDHAMWFHRPGPLGDWLLYVQEAVAADAGRGLGTGRFFTRDHRHLATVVQEGLIRPT from the coding sequence ATGTCCGGGACGCCCCCCACCTCGGCCGTCTTCACCGCCGCCGTCACCCTGAAGCCCACCCAGCCCGAACACTTCGACCTCGCCTTCACCGCCACCACCCAGCCCTGCCCGTGGCCCAAGGCATACGGCGGCGATCTGGTCGCCCAGGCCGCGGCGGCGGCCATGCGGTCGGTGACCGACGGCAAGTCACTGCACTCGATGCACAGCTACTTCCTGCGCCCCGCCGACATCGGGGCCGAGGTGCGCCACGAGGTGGAGGTGTTGCGCGACGGGCGCGGCTACAGCACCCGGCAGGTGCGCGCCTATCAGAACGGCAAGCCGCTGTACGTGTGCCTGGCCGGCTTCGCGGCGGGCGAGGCCGGGGCGGTCTTCGACACCGCGTTCGCCGACGAGGTGCCCGGCCCGGAGACCCTGCCCAGCTCGGCGGAGTACCTCGCGGAGCGCGACGGCGGGTCCATGACCGAGGAGTCCAAGGCGTACTGGTCCGGCGGTCGCGGCTTCGACATGCGGCATGTCCCCGGCCCGCTCTACCTCACCGTCGAGGGAGAGCGCGTTGCGCACCAGGCGGTCTGGCTGAGGCCCTTCGACCCGCTCCGCCCGGTCGACGGGCTGACCGACGCCGGGCGGGACCTGGCCGCCCTGGCGTACGTCTGCGACTACACCATCCTCGAACCCGTCCTGCGCGTGCTCGACCTGCCCTGGGCCAGGCCCGGTCTGGTCACCGCCAGCCTCGACCACGCGATGTGGTTCCACCGTCCGGGGCCACTGGGCGACTGGCTGCTCTACGTCCAGGAAGCCGTCGCCGCCGACGCCGGCCGCGGCCTGGGCACGGGCCGCTTCTTCACACGCGATCACCGCCACCTGGCAACCGTCGTCCAGGAGGGCCTGATCCGTCCCACCTGA
- a CDS encoding bifunctional salicylyl-CoA 5-hydroxylase/oxidoreductase encodes MNIAIIGGGPGGLYFAALMKQLDPAHQITVWERNAPDDTFGFGVVFSDETLGGIENADTTIAEAMARRFARWTDIDIHYRGESHTVGGQGFAAMSRKELLRLLQDRCRDLGVTLHFSTVAPDTERLRASYDLVVGADGVNSSVRAAHADVFRPSLDRRHSTYMWLGTDRVFEAFQFFVEQTEWGVMQVHGYPYSDTGSTFIVEMHEDVWRRAGFDATDRAGAAPGASDERAVARVRELFADALDGHRLFANNSKWLNFTTVRNERWHHGNLVLIGDAAHTAHFSIGSGTKLAMEDALALAACLHEHPDAEGALTAYETERRPVVESTQRAAQGSLEWFENIGMYAHQEPTQFCFNLLTRSRRITYDNLRTRDPDFADQVDAAFAAAQGLDTVAPAMFQPYRLGRLELKNRVIVSPMDMYSAADGVPGDFHLVHLGSKAMGGAGLVMTEMVCVSPEGRITPGCTGLWNAEQRDSWRRIVSYVHERSTARIGLQLGHSGRKGSTRLMWEGMDEPLPEGNWETVGPSALPYGPDCAVPREVTRAEMDRIAAEFVAAARRGAEAGFDLLELHCAHGYLLSSFLSPVANHRTDAYGGPLENRLRFPLEVFDAVREAWPAERPMIVRISATDWVPDGNTEHDAVEIARAFIAHGADAIDVSSGQVTKDERPAFGRSYQTPFADRIRHEVAAATGTAVIAVGAIASYDDVNSLLLAGRADLCAVGRAHLYDPHWTLHAAAEQEYRGPGAEWPVPFAAGRRKPPAARTDAVRPRLSLLRSDPADQTVHLRWIPAATPAPEPAPVP; translated from the coding sequence GTGAACATCGCGATCATCGGCGGCGGTCCCGGCGGGCTGTACTTCGCGGCCCTGATGAAACAGCTCGACCCCGCCCACCAGATCACCGTCTGGGAACGCAACGCCCCCGACGACACGTTCGGCTTCGGCGTCGTCTTCTCCGACGAGACGCTCGGCGGCATCGAGAACGCCGACACCACCATCGCCGAGGCCATGGCCCGGCGCTTCGCCCGCTGGACCGACATCGACATCCACTACCGGGGCGAGAGCCACACCGTCGGCGGCCAGGGCTTCGCCGCCATGAGCCGCAAGGAACTGCTCCGCCTGCTCCAGGACCGCTGCCGCGACCTCGGCGTCACCCTGCACTTCTCGACCGTCGCGCCGGACACCGAGCGGCTGCGCGCGTCGTACGACCTGGTGGTGGGGGCCGACGGGGTCAACTCCTCGGTACGGGCGGCCCACGCGGACGTCTTCCGCCCCTCGCTGGACCGCCGGCACAGCACGTACATGTGGCTCGGCACGGACCGGGTCTTCGAGGCCTTCCAGTTCTTCGTCGAGCAGACGGAATGGGGGGTCATGCAGGTGCACGGCTACCCCTACTCCGACACCGGCTCCACCTTCATCGTCGAGATGCACGAGGACGTCTGGCGCCGGGCCGGTTTCGACGCCACCGACCGGGCCGGTGCCGCACCGGGCGCCTCCGACGAGCGTGCCGTCGCACGCGTCCGCGAGCTCTTCGCCGACGCGCTGGACGGCCACCGGCTGTTCGCCAACAACTCCAAGTGGCTGAACTTCACGACCGTACGCAACGAGCGCTGGCACCACGGCAACCTCGTGCTCATCGGGGACGCCGCCCACACCGCGCACTTCTCCATCGGCTCGGGCACCAAACTGGCGATGGAGGACGCGCTCGCTCTCGCGGCCTGTCTGCACGAACATCCTGACGCCGAGGGGGCGTTGACCGCCTATGAGACCGAGCGGCGCCCGGTCGTGGAGTCCACCCAGCGGGCGGCGCAGGGCTCACTGGAGTGGTTCGAGAACATCGGGATGTACGCCCACCAGGAGCCGACCCAGTTCTGCTTCAACCTGCTCACCCGCTCCCGCCGCATCACCTACGACAACCTGCGCACCCGCGACCCCGACTTCGCCGACCAGGTGGACGCCGCCTTCGCCGCCGCGCAGGGCCTCGACACGGTGGCACCGGCGATGTTCCAGCCCTACCGGCTGGGGCGGCTGGAGCTCAAGAACCGGGTGATCGTCTCGCCGATGGACATGTACTCCGCGGCCGACGGCGTACCCGGCGACTTCCACCTCGTCCACCTCGGCTCCAAGGCCATGGGCGGCGCCGGACTGGTGATGACCGAGATGGTGTGCGTCTCGCCCGAGGGCCGCATCACACCCGGCTGCACGGGCCTGTGGAACGCCGAGCAGCGCGATTCCTGGCGGCGCATCGTGTCCTACGTCCACGAGCGGAGCACCGCCCGCATCGGCCTCCAGCTCGGCCACTCGGGCCGCAAGGGCTCGACCCGGCTGATGTGGGAGGGCATGGACGAGCCGCTGCCGGAGGGCAACTGGGAGACCGTCGGTCCGTCCGCGCTGCCGTACGGCCCCGACTGCGCGGTGCCGCGCGAGGTCACCCGCGCCGAGATGGACCGGATCGCCGCGGAGTTCGTCGCCGCCGCCCGCCGGGGCGCCGAGGCCGGCTTCGATCTGCTCGAACTGCACTGCGCCCACGGCTACTTGCTGTCCTCCTTCCTCTCGCCGGTCGCCAACCACCGCACCGACGCCTACGGCGGCCCGCTGGAGAACCGGCTGCGTTTCCCCCTGGAGGTCTTCGACGCCGTACGGGAGGCGTGGCCCGCGGAGCGGCCGATGATCGTGCGCATCTCCGCCACCGACTGGGTGCCGGACGGCAACACCGAACACGACGCCGTCGAGATCGCCCGCGCGTTCATCGCCCACGGGGCGGACGCCATCGACGTGTCCTCCGGGCAGGTCACCAAGGACGAGCGCCCCGCCTTCGGCCGCTCCTACCAGACCCCGTTCGCCGACCGCATCCGCCATGAGGTCGCCGCCGCCACCGGCACCGCCGTCATCGCGGTGGGCGCGATCGCCTCGTACGACGACGTCAACTCGCTCCTGCTGGCGGGCCGCGCCGATCTGTGCGCCGTGGGGCGCGCCCATCTGTACGACCCGCACTGGACGCTGCACGCGGCGGCCGAGCAGGAGTACCGGGGCCCGGGCGCCGAGTGGCCGGTGCCGTTCGCCGCGGGCCGCCGCAAGCCCCCGGCCGCGCGCACCGACGCCGTACGGCCCCGGCTGTCCCTGCTCCGGTCCGACCCCGCCGACCAGACCGTCCATCTGCGCTGGATCCCGGCCGCCACCCCGGCCCCGGAACCGGCGCCCGTCCCCTGA
- a CDS encoding PaaX family transcriptional regulator: MTAQTTTATTPAGERESRHAPLILTVFGLYARGEHNWLSVASVISLMADLGVESRAVRSSVSRMKRRDVLRGERHDGLAGYSLAESTLQTLAEGDVRIFRQARASREDGWVLVVFSVPESEREKRHALRTTLTRLGFGTAAAGVWIAPGHLAAETRRTLERRELSAYVDIFTGDHFGFGDLREKVRSWWDLDELTALYADFLDRYRPVLDAVTRHEPPPLEAFRTYAPMLTQWRRMPYRDPGLPLELLPEEWNGVAAGELFHRLHTLLSAPAAAHAAEVFHAGS, encoded by the coding sequence ATGACCGCGCAGACGACAACGGCCACCACCCCAGCGGGCGAGCGGGAGTCCCGCCACGCCCCGCTCATCCTCACGGTCTTCGGCCTCTACGCCCGGGGCGAGCACAACTGGCTCTCGGTCGCCTCGGTGATCAGCCTCATGGCGGACCTCGGCGTGGAGAGCCGGGCCGTGCGGTCCTCGGTCTCCCGGATGAAACGCCGCGATGTGCTGCGCGGCGAGCGCCATGACGGTCTTGCCGGCTACTCGCTCGCCGAGTCCACCCTGCAGACCCTTGCCGAGGGGGACGTACGCATCTTCCGGCAGGCCAGGGCGTCCCGCGAGGACGGCTGGGTCCTCGTGGTGTTCTCCGTGCCCGAGTCCGAGCGCGAGAAGCGGCACGCACTGCGCACCACCCTGACCCGGCTGGGCTTCGGCACCGCCGCGGCGGGCGTCTGGATCGCCCCCGGACACCTGGCGGCCGAGACCCGGCGCACCCTGGAACGCCGGGAACTGTCCGCGTACGTCGACATCTTCACCGGTGACCACTTCGGCTTCGGGGACCTGCGGGAGAAGGTCCGCTCCTGGTGGGACCTGGACGAACTCACCGCCCTGTACGCGGACTTCCTGGACCGCTACCGTCCCGTCCTGGACGCGGTGACACGGCACGAGCCGCCACCGCTGGAGGCGTTCCGTACCTATGCGCCGATGCTGACCCAGTGGCGCCGCATGCCCTACCGCGACCCGGGACTTCCCCTGGAACTCCTCCCGGAGGAGTGGAACGGCGTGGCCGCGGGCGAACTGTTCCACCGGCTCCACACCCTGCTGAGCGCCCCGGCGGCGGCGCACGCCGCGGAGGTCTTCCACGCGGGGTCCTGA
- a CDS encoding AMP-binding protein, with product MTLPLSLSPSAHLDTFTRDQLPPAHLWPTIEFTTPELRYPDRLNAATELIDTPTALFGPGRPALRTPDGGLCTYGELRTRANQIAQVLTEDLGLVPGQRVLLRSPNNPWTVAAWLGVLKAGGVVVTTMAALRARELTPIAERTRPSIALVDHRFTDEVRTVRDTVLPGLAVVGYGGGGPEDLVARATGKSGEFANVDTAADDVALLGPTSGSTGAPKITMHFHRDILSIDNTFGRHTLGLVPDDLVACTAPLAFTFGLGMLVVFPLRAGACALLTESATPPRLAEIVRRHGVTVLATAPTAYRAILREGREQQLAGVRIGVSAGEHIPRATWEDLRDRIGLKVVDGIGATELLHIFISAAGDAVRPGATGKAVPGFRATILGPDGTELGPGEPGRLGVIGPVGCRYLGGERQRDYVLEGWNITGDIFHRDEEGYFHYHARSDSMIVSSGYNIGGPEVESAIDTHPDVVESAVVARPDPERGSIVCAFVVLRDGVPGDAAKVKEIQDHVKRLLAPYKYPRDVRFQDALPRNTSGKLQRFKLLRQVRPAHDDERATEAVAES from the coding sequence GTGACTCTTCCGCTCTCCCTCTCCCCCTCCGCGCACCTCGACACCTTCACGCGCGACCAGCTGCCGCCCGCGCATCTGTGGCCGACGATCGAGTTCACCACGCCGGAACTGCGCTACCCGGACCGGCTCAACGCCGCGACCGAGCTCATCGACACCCCCACCGCGCTCTTCGGCCCCGGCCGCCCCGCCCTGCGCACCCCGGACGGCGGACTGTGCACCTACGGCGAACTGCGCACCCGCGCCAATCAGATCGCCCAGGTGCTCACCGAGGACCTGGGCCTGGTGCCGGGGCAGCGCGTCCTGCTGCGCTCCCCCAACAACCCCTGGACCGTGGCGGCCTGGCTCGGCGTCCTCAAGGCCGGTGGTGTCGTGGTGACCACCATGGCCGCCCTGCGCGCCCGGGAGCTCACCCCGATCGCCGAACGCACCCGGCCCTCGATCGCCCTGGTGGACCACCGGTTCACCGACGAGGTCCGCACGGTCCGGGACACCGTGCTGCCCGGGCTGGCGGTGGTCGGGTACGGCGGTGGCGGCCCGGAGGATCTGGTGGCCAGGGCCACGGGCAAGTCCGGCGAGTTCGCCAACGTGGACACCGCCGCCGACGACGTGGCGCTCCTCGGCCCCACCTCGGGATCCACCGGCGCGCCCAAGATCACCATGCACTTCCACCGGGACATCCTGTCCATCGACAACACCTTCGGCCGCCACACGCTGGGCCTGGTGCCGGACGATCTGGTGGCCTGCACCGCTCCCCTGGCCTTCACTTTCGGCCTCGGCATGCTGGTCGTCTTCCCGCTGCGGGCCGGTGCCTGCGCCCTGCTGACGGAGTCCGCCACGCCCCCGCGGCTCGCGGAGATCGTGCGGCGGCACGGTGTCACCGTGCTGGCGACCGCGCCCACCGCCTACCGGGCGATCCTGCGCGAGGGCAGGGAACAGCAGCTGGCCGGGGTGCGGATCGGGGTCTCGGCGGGCGAGCACATACCCCGCGCCACCTGGGAGGACCTGAGGGATCGCATCGGCCTGAAGGTGGTCGACGGCATCGGCGCCACCGAGCTGCTGCACATCTTCATCTCCGCCGCCGGGGACGCCGTCCGGCCCGGCGCCACGGGAAAGGCGGTCCCCGGCTTCCGCGCCACGATCCTGGGCCCCGACGGCACGGAGCTCGGCCCCGGAGAGCCGGGCAGACTCGGTGTCATCGGCCCGGTCGGCTGCCGTTACCTCGGTGGCGAACGACAGCGGGACTACGTCCTGGAGGGCTGGAACATCACCGGTGACATCTTCCACCGGGACGAGGAGGGCTACTTCCACTACCACGCCCGCAGCGACAGCATGATCGTCTCCTCCGGCTACAACATCGGCGGCCCCGAGGTCGAGTCCGCCATCGACACCCACCCCGACGTCGTGGAATCCGCCGTCGTGGCCCGCCCCGACCCGGAGCGCGGCTCGATCGTGTGCGCCTTCGTGGTGCTGCGGGACGGCGTGCCCGGCGACGCGGCCAAGGTGAAGGAGATACAGGATCACGTCAAGCGGCTCCTGGCGCCCTACAAATACCCGCGCGACGTGCGGTTCCAGGACGCCCTGCCGCGCAACACCAGCGGCAAGCTGCAGCGTTTCAAGCTGCTGCGCCAGGTGCGCCCGGCCCATGACGACGAGCGGGCCACCGAGGCCGTCGCCGAGAGTTAA
- a CDS encoding SDR family oxidoreductase, which produces MNQQEQRHPVEQHPQPEFPQQDQAHPGETEAMEPRPDHGENTYEGHGLLKGRRSVITGADSGIGRAVALAFAREGADVCFSYLPEEEKDAQETVRLIEAAGRRAVPFPCDIREESACQRLVDKAVEAFGGIDILVNNAAYQMSRPEGLEEITTEQFDRVMHTNLYAMFWLCKMALPHIPEGGSIINTTSVQAYKPSPHLLDYATTKGAIVTFTQGLAGNLAERGIRVNAVAPGPVWTPLIPATLPDTSTFGRQSPLNRPAQPAEMAPAYVFLASQQASYITAEIVNATGGTPLP; this is translated from the coding sequence GTGAATCAGCAGGAGCAGCGTCATCCGGTGGAACAGCACCCGCAGCCGGAGTTCCCGCAGCAGGACCAGGCGCATCCCGGCGAGACGGAGGCGATGGAGCCTCGGCCCGATCATGGCGAGAACACCTACGAAGGCCACGGGCTGCTGAAGGGCCGGCGCTCCGTGATCACCGGGGCCGATTCGGGGATCGGCCGTGCGGTCGCTCTCGCCTTCGCCAGGGAAGGCGCCGACGTGTGCTTCAGCTATCTGCCCGAGGAGGAGAAGGACGCTCAGGAAACGGTGCGCCTCATCGAGGCGGCCGGGCGCCGGGCAGTCCCCTTCCCCTGCGACATCCGCGAGGAAAGCGCATGTCAACGGCTGGTGGACAAGGCGGTCGAGGCGTTCGGCGGGATCGACATCCTCGTCAACAACGCCGCCTACCAGATGTCGCGGCCCGAGGGGCTGGAAGAGATCACGACCGAGCAGTTCGACCGGGTGATGCACACCAACCTCTACGCCATGTTCTGGCTGTGCAAGATGGCTCTGCCGCACATCCCGGAAGGCGGCAGCATCATCAACACCACCTCGGTACAGGCGTACAAACCCAGCCCGCATCTGCTCGACTACGCCACCACCAAGGGCGCGATCGTCACGTTCACCCAGGGGCTGGCCGGCAATCTCGCCGAGCGCGGCATCCGCGTCAACGCCGTGGCCCCCGGCCCCGTGTGGACGCCCCTGATCCCCGCCACGCTGCCGGACACCTCGACCTTCGGACGCCAGAGCCCCCTCAACCGCCCTGCGCAACCCGCCGAGATGGCCCCCGCCTATGTCTTCCTGGCATCGCAGCAGGCCAGCTACATCACCGCCGAGATCGTCAACGCCACCGGGGGCACGCCGCTGCCCTAG
- a CDS encoding cupin domain-containing protein, with amino-acid sequence MEPDLSKYRLEGDNSMYRLPSGIVAPVVTRGGLESGNTADSGGAVRVSGVSIQHTPATRLWFGKVSNEPGYRSVTHHHGEAETGGYVLSGRARIYFGERFEDYVDMEEGDWVFVPPFMPHVECNLSRTKPLTWMTTRTPENIVVNLPDVADAELRDWLDR; translated from the coding sequence ATGGAGCCCGACCTCAGCAAATACCGCCTCGAAGGCGACAATTCGATGTACCGGCTGCCCAGCGGCATCGTCGCCCCCGTGGTGACGCGCGGCGGCCTGGAGAGCGGCAACACCGCCGACTCGGGCGGTGCCGTCCGCGTCTCGGGCGTGAGCATCCAGCACACCCCGGCCACCCGCCTCTGGTTCGGCAAGGTCAGCAATGAACCCGGCTACCGCTCGGTGACCCACCACCACGGCGAGGCCGAGACCGGCGGCTACGTCCTCTCCGGCCGGGCCCGCATCTACTTCGGCGAGCGGTTCGAGGACTACGTCGACATGGAGGAGGGCGACTGGGTCTTCGTACCGCCCTTCATGCCGCATGTGGAGTGCAACCTCTCCCGCACCAAGCCGCTGACCTGGATGACCACCCGGACACCGGAGAACATCGTGGTCAACCTGCCCGACGTGGCCGACGCCGAGCTGCGCGACTGGCTGGACCGCTGA
- a CDS encoding RidA family protein, whose translation MTPVPVNPTTLPTPSGYSHGTLVGNTLHLGGQTALDADMKIVPGGIVEQFRQAFGNLLTTLREAGGQPEDLVSVTIYLTDIPGYQAHGKEIGKIWRELAGPVYPAMAGIGCTALWQPEAMIEILGVAVIPEERLVAPHTGG comes from the coding sequence ATGACCCCCGTCCCCGTGAACCCGACCACCCTGCCGACACCCAGCGGCTACTCACACGGAACACTCGTCGGAAACACGCTCCACCTGGGGGGACAGACCGCCCTCGACGCCGACATGAAGATCGTTCCGGGCGGGATCGTCGAACAGTTCCGGCAGGCGTTCGGCAACCTGCTCACCACGCTGCGCGAGGCCGGCGGACAGCCCGAGGACCTGGTGAGCGTGACCATCTACCTCACCGACATCCCCGGCTACCAGGCGCACGGCAAGGAGATCGGCAAGATCTGGCGCGAACTCGCCGGGCCGGTCTACCCGGCCATGGCGGGCATCGGCTGCACGGCGCTGTGGCAGCCCGAGGCCATGATCGAGATCCTCGGTGTGGCCGTGATCCCGGAGGAACGACTCGTGGCGCCGCACACCGGGGGGTGA